A genomic segment from Mucilaginibacter terrenus encodes:
- a CDS encoding GlxA family transcriptional regulator, whose product MKHVSILIPRGETSLSNIEATYKMFTKVNEAMDRMKKPPVFKVQLVGLSNETTLTNGLFIIKPDLTINDVSKTDMVIIPAVHGDMAKVISDNADFVPWLIKQYKAGAELVSLCIGAFLLASTGLLKGRSCTTHWLAADEFKLMFPDVKVMPYKIITDEGGIYTSGGAYSSLNLILYLVEKFAGRDMAIKSSKMFEIDIERNSQSLFMMFHGQKDHDDDVIKRAQDFIEHNYSGKITVDQLASTLALSRRHLERRFKKATSNTVVEYMQRVRIEAAKMSLETMRENVNEVMYNVGYTDTKAFRETFKRITGVSPIEYRNKYNKDAKAAV is encoded by the coding sequence ATGAAACACGTATCGATACTTATCCCCAGAGGCGAGACCAGCCTGAGCAATATTGAGGCGACCTACAAGATGTTTACCAAGGTAAATGAGGCTATGGACCGCATGAAAAAGCCGCCGGTGTTTAAGGTTCAGCTGGTGGGGTTAAGTAACGAGACCACACTTACCAACGGCTTGTTCATTATAAAGCCCGATCTCACCATTAACGACGTAAGCAAAACAGATATGGTGATCATTCCGGCGGTACATGGCGATATGGCCAAGGTGATTAGCGACAATGCCGATTTTGTACCCTGGTTGATCAAGCAATATAAAGCCGGTGCCGAGCTGGTATCATTATGTATCGGCGCGTTCCTGCTTGCCTCTACAGGGCTGTTAAAAGGCCGCAGCTGCACTACGCACTGGTTGGCGGCGGATGAGTTCAAGCTAATGTTTCCTGACGTTAAAGTTATGCCGTACAAGATCATTACCGACGAAGGTGGCATATACACCAGCGGCGGAGCATATTCCTCACTCAATCTTATCCTCTACCTGGTAGAGAAGTTTGCCGGCAGGGATATGGCTATAAAATCATCAAAGATGTTTGAAATAGATATTGAGCGGAACAGCCAGTCATTGTTCATGATGTTTCACGGCCAAAAAGATCATGATGACGATGTTATAAAACGAGCGCAGGATTTTATAGAGCACAATTATTCCGGAAAGATAACGGTTGACCAACTGGCATCTACCCTGGCGCTCAGCCGCCGCCACCTGGAGCGACGGTTTAAAAAGGCCACGTCAAATACAGTGGTAGAATACATGCAGCGCGTACGTATAGAGGCGGCCAAAATGAGCCTGGAAACCATGCGCGAAAATGTTAACGAGGTAATGTATAATGTTGGCTATACCGATACGAAAGCATTTCGCGAGACTTTTAAACGCATAACAGGCGTATCGCCTATAGAATACCGTAACAAGTACAATAAAGATGCAAAAGCAGCTGTTTAG